The following proteins come from a genomic window of Limosilactobacillus reuteri:
- a CDS encoding Mini-ribonuclease 3: protein MVQADYRQLNGIALAYLGDAAYEVYIRQHLLTKGISKPTKLQHIATHYVSAKAQAALIDLMKEDELLSDEEWSYFKRGRNANSHTHAKNTSVMTYRISTGFEAVMGYLKLAGKEERLAELAQWCIKQVETGRTAHEK from the coding sequence ATGGTACAAGCAGACTATCGACAACTTAATGGAATTGCTTTGGCTTATTTAGGAGATGCAGCTTATGAGGTTTACATTCGTCAGCATCTTTTAACCAAGGGAATTAGCAAACCAACGAAATTGCAGCATATTGCTACCCACTATGTTTCAGCAAAAGCACAGGCGGCTCTCATTGACCTGATGAAAGAAGACGAGTTATTGTCAGATGAAGAATGGTCGTATTTCAAACGTGGCCGAAATGCTAATAGCCATACCCATGCTAAAAATACATCAGTCATGACTTATCGGATTTCCACCGGATTTGAAGCGGTGATGGGTTACCTTAAACTAGCTGGGAAAGAAGAGCGGTTGGCCGAATTGGCGCAATGGTGTATTAAACAAGTAGAAACGGGGCGAACAGCGCATGAAAAATGA
- the rlmB gene encoding 23S rRNA (guanosine(2251)-2'-O)-methyltransferase RlmB, translating to MKNENTDFIIGRHPAVMALKSDQEINKVFIQSGLKADAISQIVKLAKERHLVVSNVPKNKLDLMTDRQNHQGVVLAVAAYQYATIDDLFDNAAKHDEDPFFLILDELEDPHNLGSIMRTADAAGVHGIIIPRRRAVGLTSVVAKTSTGAIEHVPVARVTNLVQTAKELQERGVWLFGTDMKGKDYRTWDAHGAVALVIGNEGKGISSLLKKTCDEMLTIPMVGHVQSLNASVAASLLIYQGFNSRHPLK from the coding sequence ATGAAAAATGAGAATACAGATTTTATTATTGGTCGGCATCCGGCTGTGATGGCACTAAAATCTGACCAAGAAATTAATAAGGTTTTTATTCAGTCGGGGTTAAAGGCCGATGCTATTTCCCAGATTGTTAAACTAGCAAAGGAACGCCACTTAGTAGTATCAAATGTTCCTAAGAATAAATTGGACTTGATGACTGACCGGCAAAATCACCAGGGGGTTGTGTTAGCTGTAGCTGCCTACCAATATGCAACTATTGATGACCTCTTTGATAATGCAGCTAAGCATGACGAAGATCCATTTTTCCTTATTCTTGATGAACTAGAGGATCCGCATAATTTGGGTTCAATCATGCGAACAGCTGATGCCGCTGGTGTTCATGGTATTATTATTCCACGGCGACGAGCAGTAGGATTGACTTCAGTGGTTGCCAAAACATCTACGGGAGCAATTGAACACGTTCCAGTTGCCCGAGTAACAAACCTGGTTCAAACCGCGAAAGAATTGCAGGAACGAGGCGTTTGGCTGTTTGGTACTGATATGAAAGGAAAAGATTACCGAACATGGGATGCGCATGGTGCCGTCGCTTTGGTTATTGGCAATGAAGGTAAAGGAATTTCATCCTTGCTAAAGAAAACTTGTGATGAAATGCTAACAATTCCAATGGTTGGTCATGTTCAAAGTTTAAATGCGAGTGTGGCGGCAAGTTTATTGATCTACCAAGGCTTCAACTCTCGTCATCCTTTAAAATAA
- the rpmG gene encoding 50S ribosomal protein L33, with protein sequence MSQKKVALECTKCGARNYTITANPQRQERLELRKFCKHCGEYTIHRESR encoded by the coding sequence ATGTCCCAGAAAAAAGTAGCATTGGAATGTACAAAGTGCGGTGCGCGTAATTATACGATTACCGCTAACCCTCAACGACAAGAACGATTAGAATTACGTAAGTTCTGTAAACATTGCGGTGAGTATACTATTCATCGTGAAAGCAGATAG
- the secE gene encoding preprotein translocase subunit SecE, with amino-acid sequence MHLIRFIKSVNHEMKLVVWPTAKENRRDTTIVVSLTLFFVLFFALFDWLIQLMMKLFV; translated from the coding sequence ATGCACTTAATTCGATTTATTAAGAGTGTTAACCACGAAATGAAGCTAGTTGTATGGCCAACAGCTAAAGAGAATCGTCGTGATACGACTATTGTTGTTTCATTGACTCTGTTCTTCGTACTATTCTTTGCTCTGTTTGATTGGTTAATTCAATTAATGATGAAACTCTTTGTTTAA
- the nusG gene encoding transcription termination/antitermination protein NusG has product MESHEKRWYVLHTYSGYENRVKSNLESRAQSMGMEDYIFRVVVPEEEVRQVKDGQAKETIEKTFPGYVLVEMVMTDQAWYIARNTPGVTGFLGSHGGGSKPTPLLPEEVDRIMKRMGTETTVSDIDVKEGDTVKVIAGSFANMTAKVVEVDHEKQKIKATVEMFGRETAAELSFDQIDTF; this is encoded by the coding sequence GTGGAATCACATGAAAAACGTTGGTACGTGCTCCATACCTACTCTGGTTACGAAAACCGGGTTAAGAGCAACTTGGAATCACGGGCTCAATCAATGGGAATGGAAGACTACATTTTTCGCGTAGTTGTTCCTGAAGAAGAAGTTCGCCAGGTTAAGGACGGTCAAGCAAAAGAAACAATTGAAAAGACATTCCCAGGCTATGTTTTAGTTGAAATGGTAATGACTGATCAGGCTTGGTACATCGCTCGTAATACTCCCGGCGTAACTGGTTTCTTAGGATCTCACGGTGGTGGTTCCAAGCCAACCCCATTGCTTCCTGAAGAAGTTGACCGGATTATGAAACGGATGGGAACTGAAACAACTGTTAGTGACATTGATGTTAAGGAAGGCGATACTGTAAAAGTTATTGCAGGATCCTTTGCAAATATGACTGCCAAGGTTGTAGAAGTTGATCACGAAAAGCAAAAGATTAAGGCGACTGTTGAAATGTTCGGCCGTGAAACTGCTGCTGAATTAAGCTTTGACCAGATCGATACATTTTAG
- the rplK gene encoding 50S ribosomal protein L11, translated as MAKKVANIVKLQIPAGAATPAPPVGPALGQAGINIMGFTKEFNARTADQKGMLIPVVITVYEDRSFDFITKTPPAAVLLKKAAGVEHGSGEPNTNKVASVTKDQVKEIAETKMQDLNAADVEAAMRMIEGTARSMGFTVED; from the coding sequence GTGGCAAAGAAAGTAGCTAACATTGTCAAGTTGCAAATTCCTGCCGGTGCCGCTACACCAGCTCCACCGGTAGGTCCTGCACTTGGACAAGCAGGTATTAACATTATGGGCTTCACTAAGGAATTCAACGCACGGACTGCAGACCAAAAGGGTATGTTGATCCCAGTTGTAATTACTGTATATGAGGACCGTTCATTCGACTTCATTACTAAGACGCCACCTGCTGCTGTCTTACTAAAGAAGGCCGCTGGTGTTGAACATGGTTCCGGTGAACCTAACACAAACAAGGTTGCTTCAGTAACGAAGGACCAAGTTAAGGAAATCGCTGAAACTAAGATGCAAGATCTAAACGCAGCTGACGTAGAAGCAGCTATGCGCATGATTGAAGGTACTGCTCGTAGCATGGGCTTCACTGTTGAAGACTAA
- the rplA gene encoding 50S ribosomal protein L1, producing MAKKRGKKYQDALKKVDSKKEYAVKDAVQLVKDIAYANFDSTIEVAFNLNVDTKQADQQLRGAVVLPNGTGKDQTVIVFANGENAKAAQEAGADFVGDDDLVEKIQDGWLDFDVAIATPDMMPKVGRLGRVLGPKGLMPNPKTGTVTMDVAKAVSDAKAGQVTYRTDRDGNVAVPFGKVSFDTDKLVENLATLEDIVAKARPASVRGTYIKHASISSTFGPSVTLDLTTF from the coding sequence ATGGCTAAAAAACGTGGTAAGAAGTACCAAGACGCGCTCAAGAAAGTTGACAGCAAGAAAGAATACGCTGTTAAAGACGCTGTCCAATTAGTAAAAGATATTGCCTACGCTAACTTCGACTCTACTATCGAAGTAGCATTTAACTTAAACGTTGATACAAAACAAGCTGACCAACAATTACGTGGTGCCGTTGTTTTACCAAACGGTACTGGTAAGGATCAAACAGTTATTGTTTTCGCTAATGGTGAAAATGCTAAGGCTGCTCAAGAAGCTGGTGCTGACTTTGTTGGCGACGATGATTTAGTAGAAAAGATTCAAGACGGTTGGCTTGACTTTGATGTTGCAATCGCAACACCAGACATGATGCCTAAGGTAGGTCGTTTAGGACGTGTCCTTGGACCTAAGGGCTTAATGCCAAACCCTAAGACTGGTACTGTTACAATGGACGTAGCTAAGGCTGTTTCTGATGCCAAAGCTGGTCAAGTAACTTACCGGACTGACCGTGATGGTAACGTTGCTGTACCATTCGGTAAGGTTTCATTTGATACTGATAAGTTAGTTGAAAACTTGGCTACTTTAGAAGATATTGTGGCTAAGGCTCGTCCAGCTTCAGTACGTGGAACATACATCAAGCACGCTTCCATTTCTTCAACATTTGGACCAAGTGTTACGCTTGATTTAACTACATTTTAA